Proteins encoded within one genomic window of Pedobacter africanus:
- a CDS encoding FKBP-type peptidyl-prolyl cis-trans isomerase: MKKGIVILFAAALGLAACNNYKKGPGGLSYIIHKDGGGTKIKEGDIVKLNFIQKSEKDSVMFNTWDMEQPQVFPVAKKVYAGDMNDVLTLFGEGDSATFKLDLDTMAARSGQPKPQGTKDKYIVFTVKVEKVLAKAAGEADSTFQKKAREFFEKDYKASIEKKKGAEAGKIKKYIADNNLKTTTTASGLQYVISKPGDAVKPVLGDTMMVNYTGKLTTKKSDGKDNVFDTSDEKVAKETGKFHAMAQYGPRPITLGRAIPGFDEGLQLIGKGGKITLIIPSNLAYGEGGMPQGGISPFSPLVFEVELTDIKKPVAAPATVPGATVTPVTPAPTVKK, from the coding sequence ATGAAGAAAGGTATAGTAATTCTTTTCGCAGCTGCACTTGGTTTAGCTGCTTGTAACAACTACAAAAAAGGTCCGGGAGGTCTTTCGTACATCATTCATAAAGATGGCGGAGGTACAAAAATTAAAGAGGGTGATATTGTAAAATTGAACTTTATCCAGAAAAGTGAAAAAGATTCTGTGATGTTCAATACCTGGGATATGGAGCAGCCGCAGGTATTCCCTGTAGCTAAAAAAGTATATGCAGGTGACATGAACGATGTGCTTACCTTATTTGGAGAAGGCGATAGTGCTACATTTAAACTGGATCTGGATACTATGGCAGCGCGCAGCGGACAGCCAAAACCTCAGGGTACAAAAGATAAGTATATTGTTTTTACGGTTAAAGTGGAAAAAGTATTGGCTAAAGCAGCCGGTGAAGCGGATTCCACCTTCCAGAAAAAAGCAAGAGAATTTTTTGAGAAAGACTACAAAGCCAGCATAGAGAAAAAGAAAGGTGCTGAAGCCGGAAAGATCAAAAAATATATCGCAGACAACAACCTGAAAACTACAACTACGGCTTCTGGTTTACAGTATGTGATCAGCAAACCCGGTGATGCAGTTAAGCCAGTTCTGGGTGATACCATGATGGTGAATTATACCGGTAAACTAACTACTAAAAAATCTGACGGCAAAGACAATGTCTTCGATACCAGTGATGAAAAAGTAGCTAAAGAAACAGGTAAATTCCATGCAATGGCACAATACGGACCACGTCCGATTACTTTGGGCCGTGCGATCCCTGGATTTGACGAAGGCTTGCAATTGATCGGTAAAGGTGGAAAGATCACTTTGATCATTCCTTCTAACCTGGCTTACGGTGAAGGTGGTATGCCTCAGGGCGGTATCAGTCCTTTTTCTCCGCTTGTATTTGAAGTAGAATTAACTGACATCAAAAAGCCGGTAGCTGCACCAGCTACAGTTCCGGGGGCAACCGTTACTCCGGTAACACCAGCCCCAACTGTAAAAAAATAA
- a CDS encoding DUF721 domain-containing protein gives MRKPNDITLKEGIGKLLNVYKLKGKFDETSVVALWPDLMGKAIANRTTQIYVSQKKLFVRIESSVIKNELLMVKSGIIQKINERAGSEVITEIVFL, from the coding sequence ATGCGTAAGCCTAACGATATTACATTAAAAGAAGGCATTGGCAAACTGCTCAATGTATACAAGCTGAAGGGGAAATTTGACGAGACCTCTGTTGTGGCGCTATGGCCCGACCTGATGGGGAAAGCAATAGCCAACCGGACTACCCAGATCTATGTTTCGCAGAAAAAACTCTTTGTAAGGATTGAATCTTCAGTAATTAAGAATGAACTGTTGATGGTAAAATCCGGCATCATTCAAAAAATAAATGAACGTGCCGGATCTGAAGTGATTACTGAAATTGTATTTCTCTAG
- a CDS encoding tetratricopeptide repeat protein, whose translation MSVTEKEINQPVRKGSFLEENSKSLLFIAGAIVVLIAIYFWYQNVYLKNRAEEASAKMYKAEQYIGGPDSLANKAINGEGGYPGLEKIAEEYDNTKSANLANLYLGGIYLRKGEYKKATEVLGKYTETGSAIADPLALGLLGDAYSELKDYKQAATYYKKAADKASNKFTSPMFLKKLGLVYENIKDFKGAEEAYTKIKTQYPDSQEAAMIDEYIARVAGQVK comes from the coding sequence ATGTCTGTAACAGAAAAAGAAATAAATCAGCCGGTAAGAAAAGGCTCTTTTTTAGAAGAAAATTCGAAAAGCCTTTTATTCATTGCAGGTGCAATTGTTGTATTGATAGCCATTTACTTCTGGTATCAGAATGTATATCTTAAAAACAGGGCCGAAGAAGCTTCTGCAAAAATGTATAAAGCAGAGCAATACATCGGCGGGCCGGATTCCCTGGCCAACAAAGCCATCAATGGTGAAGGCGGTTACCCTGGTTTGGAGAAAATTGCTGAAGAGTACGACAATACCAAGTCTGCCAATCTGGCCAATTTATACCTTGGGGGGATTTACCTACGCAAAGGCGAATACAAAAAAGCCACTGAAGTTTTAGGGAAATACACCGAAACAGGAAGTGCAATTGCAGATCCATTGGCATTAGGCCTTTTAGGTGATGCCTACAGCGAGCTGAAAGATTATAAACAAGCAGCAACTTATTATAAAAAGGCGGCTGACAAAGCCAGCAACAAATTTACCTCGCCTATGTTCCTTAAAAAATTAGGCTTGGTTTACGAGAACATAAAAGATTTTAAAGGTGCAGAAGAAGCCTATACGAAAATTAAGACACAATATCCTGACAGCCAGGAAGCAGCAATGATAGATGAATACATTGCCCGTGTTGCAGGCCAGGTAAAATAA
- a CDS encoding FKBP-type peptidyl-prolyl cis-trans isomerase yields MKKIIITLMLPLCAVAGNAQTKAKTGTAKKTTATSKTPVKPAVAVFKTTLDSASYAFGNTMASSMKNDGLNSLNYELLVKGLKDAFGGASPQISPEKSQMAIANLFKTVSRQKHAPAIAAGKAFLENNKKKQGIQVTPSGLQYEVINRGTGIRPKATDTVLVNYKGTLTNGKQFDSSYDRNEPLSLPLNGVIAGWTEGLQLMQTGSKYRLFIPYELGYGERGAGADIPPYSTLIFEIELLKVNGK; encoded by the coding sequence ATGAAGAAGATCATCATTACACTTATGCTCCCTCTTTGTGCCGTGGCAGGAAATGCGCAGACTAAAGCCAAAACAGGCACGGCAAAAAAAACAACTGCAACCAGCAAAACCCCGGTAAAGCCTGCCGTTGCGGTGTTTAAAACTACGCTCGACTCTGCAAGTTACGCCTTTGGCAATACCATGGCCAGTAGCATGAAGAACGACGGGCTGAACAGCCTGAACTACGAACTGCTGGTTAAAGGTCTGAAAGATGCTTTTGGCGGTGCAAGTCCACAAATCAGCCCTGAGAAATCGCAGATGGCCATTGCGAACCTGTTTAAAACCGTCAGCAGACAAAAACATGCGCCGGCCATTGCCGCAGGTAAAGCCTTTCTTGAAAACAACAAGAAAAAACAGGGAATACAAGTTACACCAAGTGGATTGCAATATGAAGTGATCAATAGGGGAACAGGCATCAGGCCGAAAGCCACGGATACCGTATTGGTAAATTATAAGGGAACCCTGACCAATGGTAAACAGTTCGACAGTTCTTACGACAGAAACGAGCCACTTTCGTTACCGCTAAACGGGGTTATTGCAGGCTGGACCGAAGGTCTTCAGCTAATGCAGACGGGCTCCAAATACAGATTGTTTATTCCCTACGAACTGGGCTATGGAGAACGTGGTGCCGGAGCCGATATCCCTCCTTACAGCACCCTGATCTTCGAGATAGAGCTACTTAAAGTAAACGGGAAATAA
- a CDS encoding nucleoside-diphosphate kinase, with protein sequence MSTNRTFTMIKPDAVANGHIGAIINDITTAGFKIIALKYTKLTPETAGQFYAVHKDRPFYGDLVSFMSSGPIVAAILEKDNAIEDFRKLIGATNPAEAAEGTIRQKYAKSIDANAVHGSDSDENAQIEGDFFFTAAERF encoded by the coding sequence ATGAGTACAAACAGAACTTTCACCATGATTAAGCCTGATGCAGTTGCAAATGGCCATATAGGTGCTATAATTAATGACATCACTACTGCTGGTTTTAAGATCATAGCCTTAAAGTACACCAAATTAACACCAGAAACTGCCGGCCAGTTTTATGCTGTTCACAAGGACCGGCCTTTTTATGGGGATCTGGTAAGCTTCATGTCTTCAGGTCCAATCGTTGCCGCTATTCTTGAAAAAGACAATGCTATTGAAGATTTCAGGAAACTGATCGGGGCAACCAATCCTGCCGAAGCTGCTGAAGGTACAATCCGTCAGAAATACGCCAAATCTATTGATGCAAATGCTGTTCACGGTTCAGATTCAGATGAAAACGCACAGATTGAAGGCGATTTCTTCTTTACTGCAGCTGAGCGTTTCTAG
- a CDS encoding DHH family phosphoesterase yields the protein MLSISEIKSLLATPQKIVITTHHKPDGDAMGSSLGLYAYLIQRGHHVKLITPTDYPYFLHWLPNNSDVIIYTEAQEQSAKLVEEAALIFCLDFNTLGRINELGELVRASKAYKLMIDHHLDPEDFDDYRHWSINACAAAQLVYDFIVNELEDGAMMNKDIATCLYTGIMTDSGSFRFESANAAVYRIAADLIDLGAEHWRIHQLVYDNATENRLRFLGHCLSEKLEILREFNTAIITVTKEELQKYQIVTGDTEGIVNYALSVNGIKLAAFIIERTDKVKLSLRSTGDFPANEICKKYFNGGGHRNAAGGFSDKNLVDTVQEFKALLTDYKNQLLQ from the coding sequence ATGCTATCTATTTCAGAAATAAAATCTTTACTGGCTACGCCACAGAAAATTGTAATTACAACGCATCATAAACCTGATGGTGATGCGATGGGTTCGTCTTTAGGTTTGTATGCTTACCTGATTCAGAGGGGACATCACGTTAAACTGATTACACCCACTGATTACCCTTACTTTTTACACTGGCTGCCCAATAACTCTGATGTGATCATTTATACAGAAGCACAGGAGCAATCGGCAAAGCTGGTAGAAGAGGCTGCCCTTATTTTCTGTCTCGATTTTAATACACTCGGCAGGATCAACGAACTGGGGGAACTGGTAAGGGCTTCAAAAGCTTATAAGCTTATGATCGACCACCATCTGGATCCGGAAGATTTTGACGATTACCGCCACTGGAGCATCAATGCCTGCGCAGCAGCACAACTGGTTTATGATTTTATTGTAAACGAACTGGAGGACGGTGCAATGATGAACAAAGATATTGCCACCTGCCTGTATACCGGGATCATGACCGATTCGGGATCCTTCCGGTTTGAATCTGCCAACGCGGCAGTCTACCGTATTGCTGCCGATCTGATAGACCTGGGGGCAGAACACTGGCGCATCCACCAGCTGGTATACGATAATGCCACAGAAAACCGATTACGCTTTCTGGGCCATTGTTTAAGCGAAAAGCTGGAGATCCTGAGAGAGTTCAACACTGCTATTATTACGGTAACTAAGGAAGAACTTCAGAAATACCAGATCGTTACTGGTGATACTGAAGGGATTGTGAATTATGCATTGTCGGTCAATGGTATTAAATTGGCTGCATTTATTATTGAAAGAACTGATAAAGTTAAATTATCTTTGCGCTCCACCGGGGATTTTCCTGCAAATGAGATTTGCAAGAAATATTTTAATGGTGGTGGGCATAGAAATGCCGCCGGAGGCTTTTCTGATAAGAATTTAGTAGACACTGTTCAGGAATTTAAGGCGCTTTTAACTGATTATAAAAACCAATTATTACAATAA
- the recF gene encoding DNA replication/repair protein RecF (All proteins in this family for which functions are known are DNA-binding proteins that assist the filamentation of RecA onto DNA for the initiation of recombination or recombinational repair.) produces MWLKNITLLNFKNYTDANVSFSKTVNAFVGNNGAGKTNLLDAIHYLCLCKGYFNPIDTQQIKSGQDLFLIQGDFERQGKNEKITCGVKRNQKKQFKRNKKEYDKLASHIGLFPLVMISPYDTNIIMEGSEERRRFMDNVISQTDTQYLDELIMYNRQLMNRNALLKQIAVTRSYDPTLLEIYNEQLVASGMQIYAKRQQFMGEFIPLFDNYYQFLTDDKEQVALLYQSQLNDSAFEQLLLQSFEKDKILERTTVGIHKDELVFTISDMPLKKFGSQGQQKSFLIALKLAQYAYLQKYKGFKPLLLLDDIFDKLDDNRMQKLMEMVSHQDFGQIFITDTGKERLLAVFNKIDVPVTLFEVNNGAINHA; encoded by the coding sequence ATGTGGTTAAAAAACATTACCCTTCTTAATTTTAAGAACTACACAGACGCAAATGTTAGTTTTTCTAAAACTGTAAATGCTTTTGTAGGTAACAATGGGGCTGGTAAGACAAATTTACTGGATGCCATTCATTACCTGTGCCTGTGCAAGGGGTATTTTAACCCTATCGATACCCAACAGATCAAATCGGGGCAGGACCTCTTTCTGATCCAGGGCGATTTTGAACGTCAGGGGAAGAACGAAAAAATTACTTGCGGGGTTAAGCGTAACCAGAAAAAACAATTCAAGCGCAATAAAAAAGAATACGATAAGCTGGCCAGTCATATTGGCCTGTTCCCGCTGGTCATGATATCGCCGTACGATACCAATATCATTATGGAAGGGAGCGAAGAACGCCGGCGTTTTATGGACAATGTGATTTCGCAGACGGATACACAGTACCTGGACGAGTTGATTATGTACAACCGGCAGCTAATGAACCGCAATGCCCTGTTGAAGCAGATAGCGGTAACCAGGAGCTACGATCCCACACTGCTGGAAATTTACAATGAACAGCTGGTGGCATCGGGTATGCAGATCTATGCGAAACGGCAGCAGTTTATGGGGGAGTTCATCCCATTGTTTGACAATTACTATCAGTTTTTGACTGATGATAAAGAACAGGTAGCACTGCTGTATCAAAGTCAGCTGAACGATAGTGCATTTGAACAATTGCTGCTGCAGTCTTTTGAAAAGGATAAGATACTGGAAAGGACTACGGTTGGTATCCATAAGGATGAACTGGTATTTACCATATCGGATATGCCTTTGAAGAAATTTGGTTCTCAGGGACAGCAGAAATCTTTTTTAATTGCACTTAAACTCGCTCAATATGCTTATCTTCAGAAATATAAAGGTTTTAAACCTTTGCTGTTGCTGGACGATATTTTTGATAAACTGGATGACAACCGGATGCAGAAACTGATGGAAATGGTCTCACATCAGGATTTCGGACAGATTTTTATAACAGATACGGGAAAAGAAAGGCTGCTGGCGGTTTTTAATAAAATTGATGTGCCGGTAACTTTGTTTGAAGTAAATAATGGAGCAATAAATCATGCGTAA
- a CDS encoding TatD family hydrolase encodes MLLTDTHTHLYYETDGEKLNQLMQRCFDNQVKRLFLPNVDVASIAKIDSLVQQYPENCFAMAGLHPCDVKDNYEEVLDEICQSIADRDIYAIGEIGIDLYWDKSTLPFQQAAFREQIKWAKDLDLPIVIHCREAFDEIFEILEAEKDELLRGIFHCFTGTLEQANKAIGLGFYLGIGGVVTYKNAGLDQVLKAVPLKHIVLETDSPYLAPVPYRGKPNESSYLIHIAEKLAEIYGASVEEIAEVTTANSISIFKI; translated from the coding sequence ATGCTTTTAACTGACACCCATACACATCTGTATTACGAGACGGATGGGGAAAAACTGAACCAATTGATGCAGCGTTGCTTTGATAACCAGGTCAAACGCCTGTTCCTTCCTAATGTTGATGTTGCATCGATAGCCAAAATCGATAGCCTGGTACAGCAATATCCCGAAAATTGTTTCGCGATGGCTGGTTTACACCCCTGTGATGTAAAGGATAATTATGAGGAAGTGCTGGACGAAATCTGCCAGAGCATAGCCGACCGGGACATTTATGCCATTGGAGAGATTGGGATAGACCTATATTGGGATAAAAGCACATTGCCGTTTCAGCAAGCCGCTTTCCGTGAACAGATCAAATGGGCCAAAGACCTCGATCTGCCGATCGTCATTCATTGCCGGGAAGCTTTCGACGAGATTTTTGAAATACTGGAAGCGGAAAAGGATGAATTGCTGAGGGGGATTTTTCATTGCTTCACAGGAACGCTGGAGCAGGCAAATAAAGCTATTGGGTTGGGTTTTTATCTGGGCATAGGTGGGGTGGTGACCTATAAAAACGCGGGGCTCGACCAGGTGCTGAAAGCTGTTCCGCTAAAACACATTGTGCTGGAAACGGATTCCCCTTATCTGGCACCTGTACCCTACAGGGGTAAGCCAAATGAAAGCAGCTATCTGATCCATATTGCAGAGAAGCTTGCTGAAATATACGGAGCCAGCGTGGAAGAAATAGCGGAAGTAACTACGGCCAATTCTATCAGCATCTTTAAAATCTAA